From a single Anomaloglossus baeobatrachus isolate aAnoBae1 chromosome 4, aAnoBae1.hap1, whole genome shotgun sequence genomic region:
- the ETV6 gene encoding transcription factor ETV6 isoform X1, with protein MRKKETEKPGRGIIRRSHRRVTQRWEGHKEERGGRVTGRNRRKNATKRDMRRLGGEWRKWQEHISYSPPESPGQNCAAPSPSSLHVSGPRTYKMEEDPIRLPAHLRLPPSHWSREDVSQWLRWTENEFSLHPIESNTFEMNGKALLLLTKEDFRYRCPHSGDVLYEVLQHILRQRKPRPLPPSVFHTGNSIHSHPDIILPQNHHDDQIPHRPPPRTPSIIHPQNTPTIELRHRSLSPLSSNHHPSPDLEPRPLHSPLDSNLRRPSPADRLHRLQSDSNHHNQDAYPLSVSPAEGKHCPSDTAPKASSPRQENPRVIQLMPSPIMHPLLLNTRHPVEFKQLRMGADDGQQRETKPMNLSHREELAYMNHVMVSISPPEEQTIPMGRIADCRLLWDYVYQLLSDARYENFIRWEDKESMVFRIMDPNGLARLWGNHKNRTNMTYEKMSRALRHYYKLNIIRKEPGQRLLFRFMKTPDEIMSGRTDRLEHLESQELDEQMYQEDDC; from the exons ATGAGGAAGAAGGAGACAGAGAAACCGGGAAGGGGAATTATCCGGAGAAGCCACCGCAGGGTGACACAGAGGTGGGAGGGTCACAAGGAGGAGAGAGGCGGCCGGGTGACAGGAAGGAACCGGAGGAAAAACGCCACAAAAAGGGACATGAGGAGACTCGGAGGAGAGTGGAGAAAATGG CAAGAACACATTTCATACTCTCCTCCAGAAAGCCCTGGGCAAAACTGTGCCGCACCATCCCCCTCCTCTCTCCATGTCTCCGGGCCACGGACCTACAAGATGGAAGAGGATCCCATCAGACTGCCGGCGCACCTAC GTCTCCCGCCGTCTCATTGGTCCCGGGAGGACGTGTCTCAGTGGCTGCGATGGACTGAAAATGAATTCTCTCTGCATCCCATAGAGAGTAATACCTTTGAGATGAACGGTAAAGCCCTCCTGCTCCTCACCAAGGAGGACTTCCGATACCGCTGCCCGCACTCAG GTGACGTTTTGTACGAGGTTCTGCAGCACATCCTGCGACAGAGGAAACCCCGGCCTCTGCCCCCGTCTGTGTTTCACACTGGAAACTCCATCCACAGCCACCCCGATATCATTCTCCCCCAGAACCACCATGATG ATCAAATTCCGCACCGACCTCCCCCCAGAACGCCCTCTATCATCCACCCGCAGAACACCCCCACAATAGAGCTGCGGCACCGATCCCTCTCACCCCTCTCGTCCAACCATCACCCCTCTCCGGATCTGGAACCCCGTCCGCTACACTCACCCCTCGACAGCAACCTCCGCCGCCCGTCCCCCGCCGACCGCCTCCACCGACTGCAAAGTGACAGCAACCACCACAATCAGGACGCCTACCCCTTGTCTGTGTCGCCTGCCGAAGGCAAACACTGTCCCAGCGATACCGCCCCCAAAGCCAGCAGCCCCCGGCAGGAGAACCCGCGGGTCATCCAGCTCATGCCGAGCCCCATCATGCACCCGCTGCTGCTCAACACGCGCCATCCTGTGGAGTTCAAGCAGCTGCGGATGGGAGCGGACGACGGGCAGCAGCGCGAGACCAAACCCATGAACTTATCGCACCGCGAGGAGCTGGCGTACATGAATCACGTCATGGTGTCCATCTCGCCCCCCGAGGAGCAGACCATACCCATGGGGAGGATAGCGG ACTGCCGGCTGCTCTGGGATTACGTGTATCAGCTCCTGTCCGACGCCAGATATGAgaacttcatccgctgggaagataAGGAGTCCATGGTCTTCCGAATCATGGACCCCAATGGTTTGGCGCGACTTTGGGGCAACCACAAG AACAGAACCAACATGACCTATGAGAAGATGTCACGGGCGCTCCGCCATTACTACAAGCTCAACATCATCCGCAAGGAACCCGGACAAAGGCTGCTCTTCAG GTTCATGAAGACGCCGGATGAGATTATGAGCGGGAGGACGGATCGTCTGGAGCATCTGGAGTCTCAGGAGCTGGACGAGCAGATGTATCAGGAGGATGATTGCTGA
- the ETV6 gene encoding transcription factor ETV6 isoform X2 translates to MSSAQFCIKQEHISYSPPESPGQNCAAPSPSSLHVSGPRTYKMEEDPIRLPAHLRLPPSHWSREDVSQWLRWTENEFSLHPIESNTFEMNGKALLLLTKEDFRYRCPHSGDVLYEVLQHILRQRKPRPLPPSVFHTGNSIHSHPDIILPQNHHDDQIPHRPPPRTPSIIHPQNTPTIELRHRSLSPLSSNHHPSPDLEPRPLHSPLDSNLRRPSPADRLHRLQSDSNHHNQDAYPLSVSPAEGKHCPSDTAPKASSPRQENPRVIQLMPSPIMHPLLLNTRHPVEFKQLRMGADDGQQRETKPMNLSHREELAYMNHVMVSISPPEEQTIPMGRIADCRLLWDYVYQLLSDARYENFIRWEDKESMVFRIMDPNGLARLWGNHKNRTNMTYEKMSRALRHYYKLNIIRKEPGQRLLFRFMKTPDEIMSGRTDRLEHLESQELDEQMYQEDDC, encoded by the exons ATGTCTTCTGCACAGTTTTGTATTAAG CAAGAACACATTTCATACTCTCCTCCAGAAAGCCCTGGGCAAAACTGTGCCGCACCATCCCCCTCCTCTCTCCATGTCTCCGGGCCACGGACCTACAAGATGGAAGAGGATCCCATCAGACTGCCGGCGCACCTAC GTCTCCCGCCGTCTCATTGGTCCCGGGAGGACGTGTCTCAGTGGCTGCGATGGACTGAAAATGAATTCTCTCTGCATCCCATAGAGAGTAATACCTTTGAGATGAACGGTAAAGCCCTCCTGCTCCTCACCAAGGAGGACTTCCGATACCGCTGCCCGCACTCAG GTGACGTTTTGTACGAGGTTCTGCAGCACATCCTGCGACAGAGGAAACCCCGGCCTCTGCCCCCGTCTGTGTTTCACACTGGAAACTCCATCCACAGCCACCCCGATATCATTCTCCCCCAGAACCACCATGATG ATCAAATTCCGCACCGACCTCCCCCCAGAACGCCCTCTATCATCCACCCGCAGAACACCCCCACAATAGAGCTGCGGCACCGATCCCTCTCACCCCTCTCGTCCAACCATCACCCCTCTCCGGATCTGGAACCCCGTCCGCTACACTCACCCCTCGACAGCAACCTCCGCCGCCCGTCCCCCGCCGACCGCCTCCACCGACTGCAAAGTGACAGCAACCACCACAATCAGGACGCCTACCCCTTGTCTGTGTCGCCTGCCGAAGGCAAACACTGTCCCAGCGATACCGCCCCCAAAGCCAGCAGCCCCCGGCAGGAGAACCCGCGGGTCATCCAGCTCATGCCGAGCCCCATCATGCACCCGCTGCTGCTCAACACGCGCCATCCTGTGGAGTTCAAGCAGCTGCGGATGGGAGCGGACGACGGGCAGCAGCGCGAGACCAAACCCATGAACTTATCGCACCGCGAGGAGCTGGCGTACATGAATCACGTCATGGTGTCCATCTCGCCCCCCGAGGAGCAGACCATACCCATGGGGAGGATAGCGG ACTGCCGGCTGCTCTGGGATTACGTGTATCAGCTCCTGTCCGACGCCAGATATGAgaacttcatccgctgggaagataAGGAGTCCATGGTCTTCCGAATCATGGACCCCAATGGTTTGGCGCGACTTTGGGGCAACCACAAG AACAGAACCAACATGACCTATGAGAAGATGTCACGGGCGCTCCGCCATTACTACAAGCTCAACATCATCCGCAAGGAACCCGGACAAAGGCTGCTCTTCAG GTTCATGAAGACGCCGGATGAGATTATGAGCGGGAGGACGGATCGTCTGGAGCATCTGGAGTCTCAGGAGCTGGACGAGCAGATGTATCAGGAGGATGATTGCTGA
- the ETV6 gene encoding transcription factor ETV6 isoform X3, which produces MEEDPIRLPAHLRLPPSHWSREDVSQWLRWTENEFSLHPIESNTFEMNGKALLLLTKEDFRYRCPHSGDVLYEVLQHILRQRKPRPLPPSVFHTGNSIHSHPDIILPQNHHDDQIPHRPPPRTPSIIHPQNTPTIELRHRSLSPLSSNHHPSPDLEPRPLHSPLDSNLRRPSPADRLHRLQSDSNHHNQDAYPLSVSPAEGKHCPSDTAPKASSPRQENPRVIQLMPSPIMHPLLLNTRHPVEFKQLRMGADDGQQRETKPMNLSHREELAYMNHVMVSISPPEEQTIPMGRIADCRLLWDYVYQLLSDARYENFIRWEDKESMVFRIMDPNGLARLWGNHKNRTNMTYEKMSRALRHYYKLNIIRKEPGQRLLFRFMKTPDEIMSGRTDRLEHLESQELDEQMYQEDDC; this is translated from the exons ATGGAAGAGGATCCCATCAGACTGCCGGCGCACCTAC GTCTCCCGCCGTCTCATTGGTCCCGGGAGGACGTGTCTCAGTGGCTGCGATGGACTGAAAATGAATTCTCTCTGCATCCCATAGAGAGTAATACCTTTGAGATGAACGGTAAAGCCCTCCTGCTCCTCACCAAGGAGGACTTCCGATACCGCTGCCCGCACTCAG GTGACGTTTTGTACGAGGTTCTGCAGCACATCCTGCGACAGAGGAAACCCCGGCCTCTGCCCCCGTCTGTGTTTCACACTGGAAACTCCATCCACAGCCACCCCGATATCATTCTCCCCCAGAACCACCATGATG ATCAAATTCCGCACCGACCTCCCCCCAGAACGCCCTCTATCATCCACCCGCAGAACACCCCCACAATAGAGCTGCGGCACCGATCCCTCTCACCCCTCTCGTCCAACCATCACCCCTCTCCGGATCTGGAACCCCGTCCGCTACACTCACCCCTCGACAGCAACCTCCGCCGCCCGTCCCCCGCCGACCGCCTCCACCGACTGCAAAGTGACAGCAACCACCACAATCAGGACGCCTACCCCTTGTCTGTGTCGCCTGCCGAAGGCAAACACTGTCCCAGCGATACCGCCCCCAAAGCCAGCAGCCCCCGGCAGGAGAACCCGCGGGTCATCCAGCTCATGCCGAGCCCCATCATGCACCCGCTGCTGCTCAACACGCGCCATCCTGTGGAGTTCAAGCAGCTGCGGATGGGAGCGGACGACGGGCAGCAGCGCGAGACCAAACCCATGAACTTATCGCACCGCGAGGAGCTGGCGTACATGAATCACGTCATGGTGTCCATCTCGCCCCCCGAGGAGCAGACCATACCCATGGGGAGGATAGCGG ACTGCCGGCTGCTCTGGGATTACGTGTATCAGCTCCTGTCCGACGCCAGATATGAgaacttcatccgctgggaagataAGGAGTCCATGGTCTTCCGAATCATGGACCCCAATGGTTTGGCGCGACTTTGGGGCAACCACAAG AACAGAACCAACATGACCTATGAGAAGATGTCACGGGCGCTCCGCCATTACTACAAGCTCAACATCATCCGCAAGGAACCCGGACAAAGGCTGCTCTTCAG GTTCATGAAGACGCCGGATGAGATTATGAGCGGGAGGACGGATCGTCTGGAGCATCTGGAGTCTCAGGAGCTGGACGAGCAGATGTATCAGGAGGATGATTGCTGA